Proteins found in one Muntiacus reevesi chromosome 2, mMunRee1.1, whole genome shotgun sequence genomic segment:
- the DDIT4 gene encoding DNA damage-inducible transcript 4 protein, whose product MPSLWDRFSSSSSSSSLSRTPTPNQPPRSAWGSAAREEGLGRCASLESSDCESLDSSNSGFGPEEDSAYLDGVSLPDFELLSDPEDEHLCASLMQLLQESLAQARLGSRRPARLLMPGQLVSQVGKELLRLAYSEPCGLRGALLDVCVEQGKSCHSVGQLALDPSLVPTFQLTLVLRLDSRLWPKIQGLFSSANSPFIPGFSQSLTLSTGFRVIKKKLYSSEQLLIEEC is encoded by the exons ATGCCTAGCCTTTGGGATCGCTTCTCGTCGTCCTCTTCGTCCTCGTCCTTGTCCCGAACTCCCACCCCAAATCAGCCGCCGCGCTCAGCGTGGGGGTCGGCGGCCCGAGAAGAAGGACTCGGCCGCTGCGCGAGCCTGGAGAGCTCGGACTGCGAATCCCTGGACAGCAGCAACAGTGGCTTTGGGCCGGAGGAAG actctgcataCCTGGATGGGGTGTCCCTGCCCGACTTTGAGCTGCTCAGCGATCCCGAGGATGAGCACCTGTGTGCCAGCCTGATGCAGCTGCTGCAGGAGAGCCTGGCCCAGGCCCGACTGGGCTCGCGGCGCCCTGCGCGCCTGCTGATGCCGGGTCAGCTGGTGAGCCAGGTGGGCAAAGAACTACTGCGCCTGGCCTACAGCGAGCCGTGCGGCCTGCGAGGGGCGCTGCTGGACGTCTGCGTAGAGCAGGGCAAGAGCTGCCACAGCGTGGGGCAACTGGCCCTCGACCCCAGCCTGGTGCCCACCTTCCAGCTGACCCTCGTGCTGCGCCTGGACTCACGCCTGTGGCCCAAAATCCAGGGGTTGTTTAGCTCCGCCAACTCCCCCTTCATCCCTGGCTTCAGCCAGTCCCTGACGCTGAGCACTGGTTTCAGAGTAATCAAGAAGAAACTGTACAGCTCGGAGCAACTTCTCATCGAGGAGTGTTGA